One segment of Rhodopirellula baltica SH 1 DNA contains the following:
- a CDS encoding DUF1580 domain-containing protein, with the protein MQKTKFASLLRAIEKGDEPVSSLDADEEENKSRPLLSAIELENGLRPHPSTATRWCLEPNRHGNVLKSWLIGGRRMTSIAAVKEYNAANNQQSMASDSTAAASSIANSKTHSKAMQDLESEGL; encoded by the coding sequence ATGCAAAAAACCAAGTTCGCTTCATTGCTCCGTGCAATAGAAAAGGGAGACGAGCCTGTTTCATCGCTCGATGCAGACGAAGAAGAAAACAAGTCCCGTCCATTACTCAGTGCAATTGAACTAGAAAACGGACTCCGCCCGCACCCGAGCACAGCAACACGTTGGTGCTTAGAACCCAATCGCCATGGAAACGTGCTCAAGTCGTGGCTAATCGGCGGGCGCCGAATGACGTCCATTGCCGCCGTCAAAGAGTACAACGCTGCAAACAACCAGCAGTCCATGGCGTCAGATTCTACTGCCGCAGCATCTTCGATTGCTAACTCCAAGACGCACTCGAAAGCCATGCAAGACCTCGAAAGCGAGGGCCTGTGA
- a CDS encoding ATP-binding protein: MSNQTEKNGAAHEPSKAKANGSQGKKSDTDEIVQLGMQGVELWHDKSSGRTFATIQIDSHAENYCLDSQSFQRYLESRFYFEHQKAAPANSVTNAIATLKAKALFEGKEHTPRLRVAGDDHSIHIDQGDDIWQSISVDANGYAITSQTPVKFVRRSGMMPLPVPRGCDIQLLRKYINVPNEVWPLILAWLLACMRPKGPYPVLILTGEQGSAKSTTAKMLRALVDPNKSPIRAAPKGLQDLAIAANNAHVLAFDNLSHISPWCSDGLCRISTGGGFATRTLYANDEETIFEAQRPIILTGIEDVASRADLADRAIVVTLPTISSDERRSEKEIWENFNRDAPAIFGGLLDLVSAAIRGLPNVKLTSRPRMADFAEFAVAAEQQMGLQKGEWMKLYLANIDSVNQGLVDDSLIIQTLLPELSTDVLVKTPTEWLETLNDSASDEVKRQKKWPKSARQLSGELRRLAPVMRRAGIEIDFETFSTQGRTKISMHLEEEPESQEPRGRDVDGVDDLGF, encoded by the coding sequence ATGTCAAATCAAACTGAAAAAAATGGAGCTGCGCACGAACCCAGCAAGGCCAAGGCAAACGGTAGCCAAGGTAAAAAAAGTGACACCGACGAAATCGTGCAACTAGGGATGCAGGGCGTTGAACTGTGGCACGACAAGAGCAGTGGGCGAACTTTCGCCACTATTCAAATTGACTCCCACGCTGAGAACTACTGCCTCGACAGTCAATCGTTTCAACGCTACCTGGAAAGCCGCTTCTACTTTGAGCATCAAAAAGCCGCTCCGGCCAACAGCGTCACGAACGCGATTGCCACGCTCAAAGCAAAAGCTCTGTTCGAAGGAAAAGAGCATACCCCTCGCCTGCGAGTCGCTGGCGATGATCACTCGATTCACATCGACCAGGGCGATGACATCTGGCAATCAATTTCCGTTGATGCGAACGGCTATGCCATCACCTCCCAAACGCCGGTTAAATTCGTCCGTCGATCGGGAATGATGCCCCTCCCTGTGCCCCGCGGATGTGACATTCAACTGTTGCGTAAATACATCAATGTTCCGAACGAGGTTTGGCCGCTAATCCTGGCGTGGCTGCTCGCCTGCATGCGTCCCAAGGGCCCCTACCCAGTCCTAATTCTTACTGGCGAACAGGGGTCTGCGAAGTCGACGACGGCAAAAATGCTTCGTGCTCTTGTTGACCCGAACAAATCTCCGATCCGGGCTGCCCCGAAGGGTTTGCAAGATCTCGCCATTGCTGCAAACAACGCACACGTTCTTGCATTCGATAACCTCAGCCACATTTCCCCTTGGTGTTCAGATGGGCTCTGTCGGATCTCGACGGGAGGTGGCTTTGCGACGAGAACGCTCTATGCCAACGACGAAGAGACCATCTTCGAAGCTCAACGTCCTATCATCCTGACTGGAATTGAAGACGTCGCTTCCCGTGCGGACCTCGCTGATCGTGCTATCGTCGTGACACTGCCAACGATTTCCAGTGACGAGCGTCGAAGTGAGAAAGAAATCTGGGAGAACTTCAATCGAGATGCTCCCGCCATTTTTGGCGGCCTACTCGATTTGGTCTCCGCTGCGATTCGCGGACTGCCCAACGTCAAACTGACCAGTCGCCCGCGAATGGCAGACTTTGCTGAGTTTGCAGTTGCGGCAGAGCAGCAAATGGGACTGCAGAAAGGCGAATGGATGAAGCTTTACTTGGCGAACATCGACAGTGTTAACCAAGGACTGGTCGACGACAGCTTGATCATCCAAACCCTCCTGCCAGAGCTTAGTACTGACGTTTTGGTTAAAACGCCAACCGAGTGGCTGGAAACCCTGAACGATTCCGCGTCGGACGAAGTGAAGCGTCAAAAGAAATGGCCAAAGTCCGCTCGCCAGCTTAGCGGAGAACTGCGACGCTTGGCACCGGTGATGCGCCGTGCCGGCATCGAAATTGACTTCGAGACCTTTTCAACACAGGGCCGAACCAAGATTTCAATGCACCTGGAAGAAGAGCCCGAATCGCAGGAGCCGCGGGGTCGCGACGTCGACGGGGTCGATGACCTAGGATTCTGA
- a CDS encoding metallophosphoesterase family protein, with protein MELNGLKLFGSPYTPRFHDWAYMKKRGQLDLVWQSVPDNVDILITHGPPKGVLDLTHDIESKALVQVGCAALRRHVEERIQPKIHAFGHLHDEKGISNYGKFTRGETQFINCSCCNLAAKLTNNGFVVEV; from the coding sequence ATGGAGTTGAACGGGCTCAAACTGTTTGGCTCGCCCTACACGCCTCGATTTCACGATTGGGCATACATGAAGAAGCGTGGGCAGCTTGATCTCGTTTGGCAATCAGTTCCCGACAATGTGGACATTCTGATCACTCATGGTCCGCCGAAAGGCGTCTTGGATCTAACGCACGACATCGAATCGAAAGCACTCGTTCAAGTCGGTTGTGCTGCCTTGCGTCGACACGTCGAAGAACGAATCCAACCCAAGATTCACGCCTTCGGACACCTGCACGACGAAAAAGGCATCAGCAACTACGGCAAGTTTACTCGGGGTGAGACGCAGTTCATCAATTGTTCGTGCTGCAACCTCGCCGCGAAACTGACCAACAACGGATTCGTTGTTGAGGTCTAA
- a CDS encoding metallophosphoesterase, which produces MKIWFISDTHNRHRELTVPNVDLVIHCGDESTHGNAWMNEPEARPFFEWYSELDVATKVFVPGNHSTAME; this is translated from the coding sequence ATGAAGATTTGGTTCATTTCTGACACTCACAATCGACATCGGGAGCTAACCGTTCCCAATGTCGATTTAGTGATCCATTGCGGCGACGAGTCGACGCATGGGAATGCTTGGATGAATGAACCGGAAGCGAGGCCATTCTTTGAGTGGTATTCGGAGTTGGACGTTGCGACCAAGGTGTTCGTGCCAGGCAATCACTCTACCGCGATGGAATAG
- a CDS encoding MerR family transcriptional regulator — protein MAEAAEILGVAQATLRIWAEDGKIPMHRNPANGYRLFRRADLERFLEEVAKPLKPR, from the coding sequence GTGGCCGAGGCTGCTGAGATTCTGGGGGTTGCGCAGGCGACTTTAAGAATTTGGGCGGAAGACGGCAAAATCCCGATGCACCGAAACCCGGCCAACGGCTACCGCCTCTTTCGACGGGCTGACCTCGAACGGTTCTTGGAGGAAGTCGCAAAGCCGCTCAAACCTAGATAG
- a CDS encoding anti-phage-associated DUF499 domain-containing protein has translation MKTVRDACELQPNALKIQLSDQVEQLDELIQTEGDGTAFFSKTFITDGMRDLIDVGMSRLAGQSGEAIFHLKQAMGGGKTHLLVGFGLLATNPALRKTHCNGSSAADAFACANVAAFNGRNNPDHFFWGEIAQQLGKAETFNKYWANGPKAPDEKAWLELLDGDDPVLILLDEMPPYFQYYDTQSVGNGTVADIVTRAFANLLTAAGKKKNVCIVVSDLDAAYDTGGNLIQKALTDARNELGRQERSITPVDLSNNEIYEILRKRLFSSLPDSAEVDNIADAFGRKLEEAAKSKSVNRGAEAMADEISATYPFHPQLKNVIALFKENENFRQTRGLIELVSRLLRSVWDRDANDVFLIGPQHFDLSIKEVREKLTEISGFRDVIAKDLWDKQKSAHAQVIDLQSGQESASQVGSLLLTASLSTAVNSVKGLTLEEMVECLVSPLGEPAEFRTAFEELEKVAWYLHHTGEGRYYFDRQENLTKLLQSLAEKAPQNQIDALIDKRLKEMFKPTRKTVYEEVFPLPKLEDVADRVRKGRVLLIVSPDSKIPPEDVQKFFDGLTRKNNLCILTGDKSAMGSIDKAARQFYAAGVADTRIPEGHPQRKDLEDKQQSYEQDFNSTILNLFDKVLFPIQRSGQPPKLVHKALETARDTSQPFDGEEQIEKTLTSNPIKLFLDIEADFDAIRDKAQDLLWNEGQDEARWADVVERSAEKSGMCWLVPRGLESLKSLACNRGLWEDLGNGYITKSPKKKQTSAQVTPESEPNDEGMVRLRISALNAGAAARIHYAEDGPVSEKSPVLQDTYFDTKAMKVNLLVADPSGMYETGDPVIWPNKLVLRTEEIGTGDGRKVALYVAPRGTIRYTTNGSEPRDGTPYTEPFDIEDGDVLVRAFAEVDDYPDIFAKRDFPFPAVGKTGVQIDDVKPGIMISRTGRKLDSRGKVFDGLSHAAEKKVTFEGVQLTIGQGSQVIAVTIGEVSTEADFIEKLLTQVLTKFPDDTPVTMSFRKGRFSSGHDLKDFAAKLGIELKTEDIEQG, from the coding sequence ATGAAGACTGTCCGCGACGCCTGCGAGTTGCAGCCTAACGCCCTGAAAATTCAACTTAGCGATCAGGTCGAGCAGCTCGATGAACTGATCCAGACCGAAGGTGACGGCACCGCATTCTTCTCCAAGACATTCATCACCGACGGAATGCGGGATCTGATTGACGTCGGCATGTCTCGGCTGGCAGGCCAGTCCGGTGAAGCGATCTTCCACCTCAAGCAAGCGATGGGCGGCGGTAAAACGCACCTCTTAGTCGGCTTTGGATTGTTGGCGACCAACCCGGCACTTCGCAAGACCCACTGCAATGGGTCATCGGCCGCCGACGCTTTCGCCTGCGCCAACGTCGCCGCGTTCAACGGACGCAACAACCCCGACCATTTCTTTTGGGGTGAAATCGCACAACAACTCGGTAAAGCCGAGACTTTCAACAAGTATTGGGCCAACGGCCCCAAGGCTCCCGATGAGAAGGCATGGCTAGAGCTCCTCGACGGTGACGATCCAGTCTTGATCTTGCTCGACGAGATGCCGCCCTATTTCCAGTACTACGACACGCAAAGCGTTGGCAATGGTACCGTCGCCGATATCGTCACCCGCGCATTCGCCAACCTACTGACCGCGGCCGGAAAAAAGAAAAATGTTTGCATCGTCGTTTCCGATCTCGATGCCGCCTACGACACCGGTGGCAATCTGATTCAAAAAGCGTTGACCGATGCACGCAACGAGTTGGGCCGACAAGAACGCAGCATCACGCCGGTCGACCTATCGAACAACGAAATCTACGAAATCCTCCGCAAACGACTGTTTTCGTCGCTGCCCGATAGTGCCGAGGTCGACAACATTGCTGACGCGTTCGGACGGAAACTCGAAGAGGCCGCAAAGAGCAAAAGCGTCAATCGTGGTGCCGAAGCGATGGCCGACGAAATCTCCGCGACCTATCCCTTCCATCCGCAACTCAAGAATGTCATCGCACTGTTCAAGGAGAACGAGAACTTCCGACAAACACGCGGTCTGATTGAACTCGTCTCGCGTCTCTTGCGATCAGTGTGGGACCGGGACGCCAACGACGTGTTCTTGATCGGCCCTCAGCACTTCGATTTGTCGATCAAAGAAGTCCGCGAAAAATTGACCGAGATTTCCGGCTTCCGCGACGTCATCGCCAAAGACCTGTGGGACAAACAAAAGTCCGCGCACGCTCAAGTCATTGACCTGCAAAGCGGCCAAGAATCCGCGTCACAAGTCGGATCGTTGCTGCTGACCGCCAGCCTTTCCACGGCAGTCAACTCGGTCAAAGGACTGACCCTCGAAGAAATGGTCGAGTGCCTCGTGTCGCCATTGGGCGAGCCGGCCGAATTCCGCACCGCGTTTGAGGAACTCGAAAAGGTCGCTTGGTATTTGCACCATACCGGTGAAGGTCGCTACTACTTCGACCGTCAGGAGAACCTGACCAAGCTGTTGCAAAGCCTGGCCGAGAAAGCACCGCAAAATCAAATCGACGCGCTGATCGACAAACGGCTCAAGGAGATGTTCAAGCCGACCCGAAAGACCGTCTACGAAGAGGTTTTTCCGCTACCGAAGCTCGAAGACGTTGCCGATCGTGTTCGCAAAGGACGTGTGCTGTTAATTGTCAGTCCCGACTCGAAAATTCCGCCCGAAGATGTCCAGAAATTTTTTGACGGACTAACGCGGAAGAATAACCTTTGCATTCTGACTGGCGACAAGTCCGCGATGGGCAGCATCGACAAAGCCGCCCGTCAGTTTTACGCAGCCGGCGTTGCCGACACACGTATTCCCGAAGGCCATCCACAGCGAAAAGACCTTGAGGACAAACAACAGTCATATGAGCAGGATTTCAACAGCACGATCTTGAACCTGTTCGACAAAGTCCTGTTCCCGATCCAGCGCAGCGGTCAACCACCCAAGCTCGTTCACAAGGCACTCGAAACAGCTCGCGATACCAGCCAGCCTTTCGACGGCGAAGAGCAGATCGAAAAGACGCTCACGTCGAATCCCATCAAATTGTTTCTCGACATCGAAGCTGATTTCGACGCGATCCGCGACAAGGCTCAAGACTTGTTGTGGAACGAGGGACAAGACGAAGCTCGTTGGGCAGACGTTGTGGAACGATCAGCAGAGAAGTCCGGCATGTGCTGGCTCGTGCCGAGGGGACTCGAAAGCCTGAAGTCACTCGCCTGCAATCGTGGACTCTGGGAAGACCTGGGCAATGGCTACATCACCAAATCCCCAAAAAAGAAACAAACGTCCGCGCAAGTGACGCCCGAGAGCGAGCCCAACGACGAAGGCATGGTGCGCTTGCGGATTTCAGCACTCAACGCCGGAGCCGCCGCCCGGATTCACTATGCCGAAGATGGTCCGGTCAGTGAAAAGAGTCCCGTGCTGCAGGACACCTACTTCGACACCAAGGCGATGAAGGTGAATCTTCTGGTCGCCGATCCATCGGGGATGTACGAGACCGGTGATCCTGTCATTTGGCCAAACAAGCTGGTGTTGCGAACCGAAGAGATCGGGACCGGCGATGGCCGCAAGGTTGCCTTATACGTTGCGCCGCGGGGGACGATTCGCTACACAACCAACGGCAGCGAACCCCGTGATGGCACGCCCTACACGGAACCCTTTGACATCGAGGACGGCGATGTACTGGTGCGCGCGTTTGCGGAAGTTGACGACTATCCAGACATTTTTGCCAAGAGAGATTTCCCGTTCCCTGCCGTCGGGAAAACGGGCGTTCAGATTGATGATGTCAAACCAGGCATCATGATCTCCCGCACCGGTCGCAAGCTTGACTCACGAGGCAAGGTGTTCGACGGCTTGAGCCACGCGGCCGAAAAGAAAGTCACCTTTGAAGGTGTTCAACTGACGATTGGTCAAGGCAGCCAAGTCATCGCAGTCACGATCGGCGAAGTATCCACCGAAGCCGACTTCATCGAAAAGCTACTAACTCAAGTACTGACCAAATTCCCAGACGACACACCGGTAACCATGTCGTTCCGCAAAGGACGGTTTTCATCCGGCCATGACTTAAAAGACTTTGCAGCCAAGTTAGGTATTGAACTTAAAACCGAAGACATCGAGCAAGGATGA
- a CDS encoding anti-phage-associated DUF3780 domain-containing protein, with protein sequence MSKKAKTVDFGAPDTFGAHLFRVEIPSSRSESILIVEDYGYGGMENGSPQDEERVILKRAAWSAISAAARTEFNTRLKTAKVTTGRWHSGTNLVDRLLGKELCVLAWAAETANVDQLPVVCVKWAALRPEERWWLFAMTVAEAGLPDDTQRGWRRALYHALSDGEKPNPAKRRRRPTERTLMPLFKEAE encoded by the coding sequence ATGAGCAAAAAAGCCAAGACCGTTGATTTTGGAGCCCCCGACACGTTCGGGGCACACTTGTTTCGTGTCGAGATTCCGTCTTCACGCAGCGAGTCGATTTTGATTGTCGAGGATTATGGCTACGGTGGCATGGAGAACGGATCACCGCAAGACGAAGAGCGGGTGATTTTGAAACGAGCGGCCTGGTCCGCGATCTCGGCTGCGGCGCGTACCGAGTTCAACACCCGGCTCAAAACCGCCAAGGTCACCACGGGCCGTTGGCATTCGGGCACGAACCTAGTAGATCGCTTGCTCGGTAAAGAGCTTTGCGTGTTAGCCTGGGCCGCCGAAACGGCCAACGTGGATCAATTGCCGGTGGTCTGTGTCAAATGGGCCGCCTTACGACCAGAAGAAAGATGGTGGTTGTTCGCGATGACCGTTGCCGAAGCGGGACTTCCGGACGACACGCAACGAGGATGGCGGCGGGCGCTCTATCACGCACTTTCCGACGGCGAGAAACCCAACCCGGCCAAGAGGCGTCGTCGCCCGACCGAACGCACCCTGATGCCATTGTTCAAGGAAGCTGAATGA
- a CDS encoding anti-phage-associated DUF1156 domain-containing protein translates to MSTNKIVPFSLKDAPSLIEKLLPVQKLSAESYKEQMAGSGKTLTALGSYWKGRKPLILNKACILGCLLPATDDPKRDLEIFEMLMAMDDESFVARWKRRYRPKEILEKLPLDNVRDLFTSEPEGVLPESSPINWSEDEYEGVRVQWRDEVSELSRRRIEKRLLPATVYRERVHVALRPEEVGEEVHEHIWSFVNSHLGTTAASFPELTEQLGVMRFGNRPRFADTFSGSGQIPFEALRLGCDVHASDLNPIACILSWAALNVVGGNLESRDRLVHNQQKLIREVQRIIDDLGIEIDGDGWTAKAFLYCLEVRCPQSGWLVPLLPSRVVSRGKKAVARLVPDFASKRYDIEIVSNVEDDELNAAAIGTVHSGGRGQESFMVHCPENLEYRTKIPTIRGDYRTTDGEKGNKLRQWAKEDFQPRSDDIFQERLYAIFWMKRKSSGKRYDFEFRGIGNDDIQREQTVVEYVRSRISKWQGEGRVPDSRIEPGEKTDEPIRTRGWTHWHHLFNPRQLLVCALIKEHAVGSQIPSVANFLNYNSKLCRWDSNPGPGRVGKSQGVFDNQALNTLYTYACRSFGWSKEFFSSDYKTFPTELGHIVKAESADQLSTDHDIFVTDPPYGDAVKYEEILEFFIAWLRKNPPAEFADWVWDSRRSMAIKGEDEDFRRGMVAAYKRMTECMPDYGIQVIMFTHQSGSIWADMANIVWASGLQVTAAWYVVTETESALRDGNNVKGTVLLVCRKRLGKHKTTRDELAWEIEEEVQSQVESLTGLNQQAKGLYRDENVFEDADIQMAGYAAALRVLTRYSTIDGRDMASESIRPRVKGEVTFVDDLIGYAVNTANQCLVPQGVSKSHWDKLSGAERFYLKMIDMEARGFNSIDNYQNFAKAFKVKNFQALMASQRAKSARLKSAVEFARAEMGEGSELHQSVLRAVLYGVMELTGDVETDDVLSHLTMNVPNWFGDMNGREMAKEFADYLAKRLEELRPEEAASARVLRDLIRNQRIG, encoded by the coding sequence ATGAGCACCAATAAGATCGTCCCCTTTTCACTCAAAGATGCGCCGTCGCTGATCGAGAAACTGCTTCCCGTGCAAAAGCTGTCGGCGGAATCGTACAAGGAGCAAATGGCCGGGAGCGGAAAAACGCTCACCGCTTTGGGAAGCTACTGGAAAGGTCGCAAACCGCTCATTCTCAACAAGGCCTGCATACTCGGTTGCTTGCTGCCAGCGACGGACGATCCCAAGCGTGACTTGGAGATTTTTGAGATGTTGATGGCCATGGATGACGAATCGTTTGTTGCGAGATGGAAGCGACGCTATCGTCCGAAAGAGATTCTTGAAAAACTCCCACTCGACAATGTCAGAGATCTCTTCACGAGTGAACCTGAAGGCGTTTTACCAGAGTCCTCGCCGATCAACTGGTCTGAGGATGAATACGAGGGTGTCCGCGTGCAATGGCGTGATGAAGTTTCTGAACTATCACGCCGTAGAATTGAAAAGCGGCTTCTTCCAGCGACGGTCTATAGAGAACGGGTGCATGTCGCGCTCCGCCCAGAAGAGGTCGGCGAAGAAGTGCACGAACACATCTGGTCTTTTGTTAACTCTCATTTAGGGACAACAGCCGCGTCATTCCCAGAACTGACCGAGCAGCTCGGAGTAATGCGATTTGGCAATCGTCCCCGCTTTGCAGACACGTTTAGTGGCTCAGGACAAATACCTTTTGAGGCATTGAGGCTCGGTTGTGATGTACATGCTTCCGACTTGAACCCGATTGCGTGCATCCTATCATGGGCTGCACTTAACGTAGTTGGAGGCAACCTGGAAAGTCGCGATAGGCTCGTGCACAACCAGCAAAAACTTATTAGAGAAGTGCAGCGGATAATCGACGACCTGGGCATCGAAATTGACGGAGATGGATGGACAGCAAAAGCATTTCTTTACTGTCTTGAAGTGAGATGCCCTCAAAGTGGTTGGTTGGTCCCGCTTCTTCCATCGCGCGTGGTAAGCCGAGGAAAAAAAGCAGTCGCACGATTAGTCCCTGACTTTGCTAGCAAGCGATACGACATAGAGATTGTTTCGAATGTAGAAGATGATGAACTGAACGCAGCTGCGATCGGGACCGTCCATTCCGGGGGACGTGGACAAGAATCATTTATGGTTCATTGCCCCGAAAACTTGGAGTATCGCACGAAAATACCCACCATTCGCGGCGATTACCGGACTACAGATGGCGAGAAGGGAAACAAGCTGCGGCAATGGGCAAAGGAAGACTTTCAGCCGCGCAGTGATGACATATTTCAAGAACGCTTATATGCAATTTTTTGGATGAAACGTAAGTCATCTGGCAAGCGATATGACTTTGAGTTTCGTGGAATTGGAAACGACGACATTCAACGCGAGCAGACCGTAGTTGAATATGTCCGTAGTCGAATTAGCAAGTGGCAGGGCGAAGGGAGGGTGCCTGACAGCAGGATTGAGCCTGGTGAGAAAACGGACGAACCAATCCGAACTCGTGGGTGGACCCATTGGCATCACCTCTTCAACCCAAGGCAGCTTCTGGTTTGCGCGTTAATCAAGGAGCACGCTGTCGGGAGCCAGATCCCAAGTGTCGCGAATTTCTTGAACTACAACAGCAAGCTTTGTCGCTGGGATTCGAATCCTGGACCGGGTCGAGTAGGCAAGTCACAAGGCGTATTTGACAATCAGGCGTTGAACACGCTTTACACATACGCTTGCCGATCGTTTGGTTGGTCGAAAGAGTTCTTTTCCTCGGACTACAAAACTTTTCCAACTGAATTGGGGCACATTGTCAAAGCTGAAAGCGCGGATCAGCTGTCAACCGATCATGACATTTTCGTAACTGACCCGCCTTATGGTGACGCCGTCAAGTACGAGGAAATCCTTGAATTCTTCATTGCCTGGCTTCGCAAGAATCCACCCGCCGAATTCGCCGATTGGGTCTGGGACAGTCGGCGGTCGATGGCGATCAAGGGCGAGGATGAGGACTTTCGTCGCGGGATGGTCGCTGCTTACAAACGGATGACTGAGTGCATGCCCGATTACGGCATTCAAGTCATCATGTTCACGCACCAATCCGGTTCGATATGGGCCGACATGGCCAACATCGTCTGGGCCTCTGGGTTGCAGGTCACCGCCGCTTGGTACGTCGTCACCGAAACTGAAAGCGCTTTGCGGGATGGCAATAACGTCAAAGGCACGGTGTTGCTGGTGTGTCGCAAACGACTGGGCAAACACAAGACGACTCGTGATGAGTTGGCGTGGGAAATCGAAGAAGAGGTTCAGTCGCAGGTCGAATCGCTGACGGGATTGAACCAACAGGCCAAGGGCTTGTACCGCGACGAGAATGTTTTTGAAGATGCCGACATTCAAATGGCCGGCTACGCCGCCGCCCTGCGAGTGCTAACTCGATACTCGACGATCGACGGACGCGACATGGCCAGCGAATCCATCCGCCCGCGTGTCAAAGGGGAAGTCACGTTCGTGGATGATTTGATCGGCTACGCGGTCAACACGGCCAATCAATGCTTGGTACCGCAAGGCGTCTCGAAATCGCACTGGGACAAGCTGTCCGGTGCGGAGCGGTTTTACTTGAAGATGATCGACATGGAGGCACGTGGTTTCAACTCAATCGACAATTACCAGAACTTCGCCAAAGCGTTTAAGGTGAAAAACTTCCAAGCTTTGATGGCGAGCCAACGCGCGAAGTCAGCTCGACTGAAGAGTGCCGTCGAATTCGCTCGAGCCGAAATGGGCGAAGGATCGGAGTTGCATCAATCGGTGTTGCGGGCGGTTTTGTACGGCGTCATGGAGTTGACCGGTGACGTCGAGACCGACGACGTGCTGAGCCATCTGACCATGAACGTGCCGAACTGGTTTGGTGACATGAACGGACGCGAGATGGCCAAGGAATTCGCCGACTACCTGGCCAAACGGCTCGAAGAACTTCGTCCCGAGGAAGCGGCCTCGGCTCGGGTGCTGCGTGATTTGATCCGGAACCAACGGATCGGATAG
- a CDS encoding AAA family ATPase codes for MIHEIRIQNFKSIQDVTVEFSDVTVLVGRSGTGKSNFVEAVRFLRDLLRGQPGGSGGGMGGVFGGGQNPFALMRPLPMTEAPTRFEICFSVRSSKERYRYLLDLGKSPEQGRFGEEKLLLGDTILYHQSSDKNAMAWIQEPRLVDIPKPGGIALGRMPSLSDVVVAYAALTEGIGCYTFPNSVMLIGAPAEAGQSGFQDSGANYLDTMKKIVSNFQDASARQRIVKSLQRVNEGVSSVELNDLRQPQYAIVGHLFNDKTLELKLSQESEGFRRFYAHLLALYQQPPKLAMLFEHPEDAVHPGAFSLLAEEFLAAPMEGRGQVILTTHSPGLLDRFTASQIRVVEKEGFYTQIGPLSEEQRAALEERLTDPGELLTVDPARRQGTSAVEVVGE; via the coding sequence ATGATCCATGAAATACGCATTCAGAACTTCAAAAGCATTCAAGATGTGACGGTCGAGTTTTCGGACGTGACCGTCCTGGTCGGGCGTAGCGGAACGGGCAAATCGAACTTCGTCGAAGCGGTGCGGTTTCTGCGTGATTTGCTGAGGGGGCAACCCGGTGGTTCCGGCGGTGGTATGGGCGGCGTCTTTGGGGGTGGCCAGAATCCATTTGCTCTGATGCGACCTCTTCCCATGACGGAAGCACCAACCAGATTCGAAATATGTTTCTCTGTTCGCAGCTCGAAAGAGAGATACCGTTACCTTTTAGACCTCGGAAAGTCGCCAGAACAGGGGCGGTTTGGAGAAGAGAAGCTGCTGCTTGGTGACACGATCCTGTATCACCAATCTAGCGACAAGAACGCCATGGCCTGGATCCAGGAACCGCGTCTGGTGGATATTCCGAAGCCGGGCGGCATCGCATTAGGCCGAATGCCATCGTTATCTGATGTGGTTGTTGCGTACGCTGCGTTGACTGAAGGCATCGGCTGCTACACGTTTCCCAATAGCGTGATGCTCATCGGTGCACCGGCGGAAGCGGGGCAATCGGGGTTTCAGGATTCAGGTGCCAATTACCTGGATACGATGAAGAAGATAGTCAGCAATTTTCAAGACGCTTCGGCTCGCCAACGAATCGTGAAGTCGCTGCAACGCGTCAACGAAGGTGTCTCATCGGTCGAATTGAATGATCTTCGGCAACCTCAATATGCGATCGTCGGACATCTGTTCAACGACAAAACACTTGAACTGAAGTTGTCTCAGGAATCCGAGGGCTTCCGTCGCTTCTACGCCCACCTGTTGGCGCTGTACCAACAGCCGCCCAAGTTGGCGATGCTGTTTGAGCACCCTGAGGATGCAGTCCACCCCGGTGCCTTCTCACTGCTGGCCGAAGAGTTCTTAGCGGCACCGATGGAAGGACGTGGCCAAGTGATTTTGACAACTCACAGTCCTGGATTGCTGGACCGATTCACGGCGTCGCAAATTCGGGTCGTTGAAAAGGAAGGATTTTATACGCAGATCGGACCTCTCTCCGAGGAGCAACGGGCGGCTTTGGAAGAGAGATTGACCGATCCGGGAGAATTACTGACCGTTGATCCGGCACGACGGCAGGGAACGTCTGCTGTTGAGGTGGTTGGCGAATGA